A portion of the Streptomyces erythrochromogenes genome contains these proteins:
- a CDS encoding tyrosine-protein phosphatase has product MTQQIQEPELTGVRNFRDVGGLPTSDGRRVGTGRLFRSGHLAHATETDAEFLASLGLHTIFDFRNGADHALEGPDVELPGVRNVNIPLSDPADGREFWRLVRDGDLDQLRSILGDGKAAARMANSYRGIIRTRTAEHSRVVHAIAEDSVPALLHCAAGKDRAGLSVAVTLLAVGVEREAIVADYLESNAPHRRYRVRRSSESAEARSPEVMELLAPLFDARAEYLVAAFDTIDEVWGGVDRYLAEGLGLKPETLDRLRDRLLV; this is encoded by the coding sequence GTGACCCAGCAGATACAGGAGCCGGAGCTGACCGGAGTGCGCAATTTCCGCGATGTGGGCGGATTGCCGACTTCTGATGGACGAAGGGTCGGGACGGGACGACTCTTCCGAAGCGGACATCTCGCACATGCCACCGAAACCGATGCAGAGTTCCTCGCTTCGCTCGGCCTCCACACCATCTTCGACTTCCGCAACGGCGCCGATCACGCCCTGGAGGGCCCGGACGTCGAACTGCCCGGCGTGCGGAACGTCAACATCCCGCTCTCGGACCCGGCGGACGGGCGGGAGTTCTGGCGGCTCGTCCGCGACGGCGACCTCGACCAGCTCCGCTCGATCCTCGGTGACGGCAAGGCCGCCGCCCGGATGGCGAACTCCTACCGCGGGATCATCCGGACCCGCACCGCCGAGCACAGCCGGGTCGTCCACGCCATCGCCGAGGACAGCGTCCCCGCCCTGCTGCACTGCGCGGCCGGCAAGGACCGGGCCGGCCTCTCCGTCGCCGTCACCCTGCTCGCGGTCGGCGTCGAGCGCGAGGCGATCGTGGCGGACTACCTGGAGTCCAACGCCCCGCACCGCCGCTACCGGGTGCGCCGCAGCTCCGAGTCGGCCGAGGCCCGCTCGCCCGAGGTGATGGAGCTGCTCGCGCCCCTCTTCGACGCCCGCGCCGAGTACCTGGTCGCCGCCTTCGACACCATCGACGAGGTCTGGGGCGGGGTGGACCGCTACCTGGCGGAGGGCCTCGGGCTGAAGCCCGAGACCCTCGACCGGCTCCGGGACCGGCTGTTGGTCTGA
- the hpnH gene encoding adenosyl-hopene transferase HpnH gives MAMPLRQTIRVGTYLLEQKLRKREKFPLIVELEPLYACNLACEGCGKIQHPAGVLKQRMPVAQAVGAVLESGAPMVSIAGGEPLMHPQIHEIVRQLVARRKYVFLCTNALLLRKKIEKFTPSPYFAFAVHIDGLRERHDESVAKEGVFDEAVAAIKEAKRRGFRVTTNSTFFNTDTPQTVIEVLNFLNDDLQVDEMMISPAYAYEKAPDQEHFLGVDQTRELFRKAFAGGNRRRWRLNHSPLFLDFLEGKADFPCTAWAIPNYSLFGWQRPCYLMSDGYVPTYRELVEETDWSKYGRGKDPRCANCMAHCGYEPTAVLATMGSLKESLRAARETVGGNRDRSA, from the coding sequence ATGGCCATGCCGCTGCGCCAGACCATCAGGGTCGGGACCTATCTGCTCGAACAGAAGCTCCGCAAGCGTGAGAAGTTCCCGCTGATCGTGGAGCTGGAGCCCCTCTACGCGTGCAACCTGGCCTGCGAGGGGTGCGGGAAGATCCAGCACCCGGCAGGAGTGCTCAAGCAGCGCATGCCGGTGGCCCAGGCGGTCGGGGCCGTGCTGGAGTCCGGTGCGCCCATGGTGTCCATCGCGGGCGGGGAGCCCTTGATGCACCCGCAGATCCACGAGATCGTGCGGCAATTGGTGGCGCGGCGGAAGTACGTCTTCCTCTGCACCAATGCGCTGCTGCTGCGCAAGAAGATCGAGAAGTTCACGCCCTCCCCGTACTTCGCCTTCGCCGTGCACATCGACGGCCTGCGCGAGCGCCACGACGAATCGGTGGCGAAGGAAGGCGTCTTCGACGAGGCGGTCGCGGCCATCAAGGAGGCCAAGAGGCGTGGATTCCGGGTGACCACGAACTCCACCTTCTTCAACACCGACACCCCGCAGACGGTCATCGAGGTCCTCAACTTCCTCAATGACGACCTGCAGGTGGACGAGATGATGATCTCGCCCGCCTATGCCTACGAAAAGGCACCGGACCAGGAGCACTTCCTGGGCGTCGACCAGACCCGCGAACTCTTCAGGAAGGCGTTCGCGGGCGGCAACCGGCGGCGCTGGCGGCTCAACCACTCCCCGCTCTTCCTGGACTTCCTGGAAGGAAAGGCCGATTTCCCCTGCACGGCCTGGGCCATTCCGAATTACTCCCTCTTCGGCTGGCAGCGCCCCTGCTATCTGATGAGCGACGGCTATGTGCCGACGTACCGGGAGCTCGTGGAAGAGACCGACTGGAGCAAGTACGGCCGCGGAAAGGACCCGCGCTGCGCGAACTGCATGGCGCACTGCGGCTACGAGCCCACCGCCGTCCTCGCCACCATGGGCTCCCTCAAGGAATCCCTGCGGGCCGCCCGGGAGACGGTCGGAGGCAACCGGGACAGGTCGGCATGA
- a CDS encoding aspartate aminotransferase family protein: MSPAEGGRGGGFDLGALLAARGAERYELHARHLNHQLPRMLRTIGFDKVYERAEGSHFWDAEGNDYLDMLAGFGVMGLGRHHPVVRRALHDVLDAQLADLTRFDCQPLPGLLAEKLLSYSPHLDRVFFGNSGTEAVETALKFARYATGRPRILYCDHAFHGLTTGSLSVNGEGGFRDGFAPLLPDTRVALGDLAALERELKRGDVAAFVVEPIQGKGVLAAPPGFLLAAQELLHRHKALLIADEVQTGLGRTGDFYAYQHEPGVEPDLVCVAKALSGGYVPVGATLGKDWIFKKVYSSMDRVLVHSASFGSNAQAMAAGLAVLSVMEDEGLAARARATGDLLRGRLAALVDEYELLHEVRGRGLMIGIEFGRPSSLGLRSRWTVLQAARKGLFAQMVVVPLLQKHRILTQVSGDHLEVIKLIPPLVLDEQDVDRFVAAFREVMDEAHGGSGLMWDFGRTLVKQAVAAR, encoded by the coding sequence ATGAGCCCGGCGGAAGGGGGGCGGGGCGGCGGGTTCGACCTCGGCGCCCTGTTGGCCGCGCGCGGGGCGGAGCGGTACGAGCTGCACGCCCGCCACCTCAACCACCAACTGCCCCGGATGCTCCGCACCATCGGCTTCGACAAGGTCTACGAGCGGGCCGAGGGGTCCCACTTCTGGGACGCCGAGGGCAACGACTACCTCGACATGCTGGCCGGCTTCGGGGTGATGGGCCTGGGCCGCCACCACCCCGTCGTCCGGCGGGCGCTGCACGACGTGCTGGACGCCCAGCTCGCCGATCTCACCCGCTTCGACTGCCAGCCGCTGCCCGGGCTGCTGGCCGAGAAGCTCCTCTCGTACAGCCCCCACCTGGACCGGGTCTTCTTCGGCAACAGCGGCACCGAGGCGGTCGAGACGGCCCTGAAGTTCGCCCGGTACGCCACGGGGCGCCCCAGGATCCTCTACTGCGACCACGCCTTCCACGGGCTGACCACCGGCTCGCTGTCGGTGAACGGCGAGGGCGGCTTCCGGGACGGCTTCGCACCGCTGCTGCCCGACACCCGGGTGGCGCTGGGCGACCTGGCCGCCCTGGAGCGGGAGCTGAAGCGCGGCGACGTCGCCGCCTTCGTCGTCGAGCCGATCCAGGGCAAGGGGGTCCTCGCGGCCCCGCCCGGATTCCTGCTCGCCGCGCAGGAGCTGCTGCACCGCCACAAGGCGCTGCTGATCGCGGACGAGGTGCAGACCGGTCTGGGACGTACCGGGGACTTCTACGCGTACCAGCACGAGCCGGGTGTGGAGCCCGACCTGGTGTGCGTGGCCAAGGCGCTGTCGGGCGGCTACGTGCCGGTCGGCGCGACCCTGGGCAAGGACTGGATCTTCAAGAAGGTCTACTCGTCCATGGACCGGGTGCTCGTGCACTCCGCGAGCTTCGGTTCCAACGCGCAGGCGATGGCGGCCGGGCTGGCGGTGCTGTCCGTCATGGAGGACGAAGGGCTCGCGGCCCGCGCCCGGGCGACCGGCGACCTGCTGCGCGGGCGGCTCGCGGCCCTGGTGGACGAGTACGAGCTGCTGCACGAGGTGCGCGGGCGCGGCCTGATGATCGGCATCGAGTTCGGGCGGCCCTCCTCGCTGGGGCTGCGCAGCCGCTGGACCGTGCTCCAGGCGGCCCGCAAGGGCCTCTTCGCGCAGATGGTCGTGGTGCCCCTGCTGCAGAAGCACCGGATCCTGACCCAGGTCTCCGGGGACCACCTGGAGGTGATCAAGCTGATTCCGCCGCTGGTCCTGGACGAGCAGGACGTGGACCGGTTCGTCGCCGCCTTCCGCGAGGTGATGGACGAGGCGCACGGCGGGTCGGGTCTGATGTGGGACTTCGGCAGGACGCTGGTGAAGCAGGCCGTCGCGGCGCGCTGA
- a CDS encoding MBL fold metallo-hydrolase, whose amino-acid sequence MTGSRPLRPRLRALRPEAFGADPSGARLERIRRSPNFADGVFQNPVGARNRPSGSMTEFAKIYFHREQRLRRSPAAAIPVHPTTLADLVKPPVSGLRLTWMGHSSVLAEIDGHRVLFDPVWGERCSPFPFAGPKRLHPVPVPLAALGAVDVVVISHDHYDHLDLPTIKALAGTDTLFAVPLGVGAHLERWGVSPDRLRELDWNETTKIAGLSLTATPARHFCGRGLRNQQHTLWASWVVAGDEHRIYHSGDTGYFPGFAEIGAAHGPFDATMIQIGAYSEYWPDIHMTPEEGMRAHLDLQGGTPHGTMLPIHWGTFNLALHPWDEPGEGTLAAAQGAGAPVALPIPGQPFEPGAEGAPAEPWWRPFVAGTTAGGPVDGPAAVPSHEAGGAAATAARVASSAVGGQEKPESVGS is encoded by the coding sequence TTGACCGGCTCCCGTCCCCTCCGTCCGCGGCTGCGCGCCCTGCGGCCCGAAGCCTTCGGCGCGGACCCGTCCGGCGCCAGGCTGGAGCGGATCCGCCGCTCGCCGAACTTCGCCGACGGCGTCTTCCAGAACCCGGTCGGAGCCCGGAACAGGCCCTCGGGGTCGATGACCGAGTTCGCGAAGATCTACTTCCACCGCGAACAGCGGCTGCGGCGCAGCCCCGCGGCGGCCATCCCGGTGCACCCGACCACCCTCGCGGACCTGGTGAAGCCGCCCGTCAGCGGTCTGCGCCTGACCTGGATGGGCCACTCCAGCGTGCTGGCGGAGATCGACGGGCACCGGGTGCTGTTCGACCCGGTGTGGGGCGAGCGCTGCTCCCCCTTCCCCTTCGCCGGCCCCAAGCGGCTGCACCCGGTGCCGGTCCCGTTGGCCGCACTGGGCGCGGTGGACGTCGTGGTCATCTCGCACGACCACTACGACCACCTCGACCTGCCGACGATCAAGGCGCTGGCCGGTACGGACACGCTGTTCGCCGTCCCGCTCGGCGTCGGCGCGCACCTGGAGCGCTGGGGCGTGTCGCCCGACCGGCTGCGCGAGCTCGACTGGAACGAGACCACCAAGATCGCCGGGCTGTCCCTCACGGCGACGCCCGCCCGGCACTTCTGCGGCCGCGGCCTGCGCAACCAGCAGCACACCCTGTGGGCCTCCTGGGTGGTCGCGGGCGACGAGCACCGGATCTACCACAGCGGCGACACCGGCTACTTCCCCGGCTTCGCGGAGATCGGCGCCGCGCACGGCCCCTTCGACGCCACGATGATCCAGATCGGCGCCTACTCGGAGTACTGGCCCGACATCCACATGACCCCCGAGGAGGGCATGCGCGCCCACCTCGACCTCCAGGGCGGCACCCCGCACGGCACGATGCTGCCCATCCACTGGGGCACCTTCAACCTGGCCCTGCACCCGTGGGACGAGCCGGGCGAGGGCACGCTGGCCGCCGCCCAGGGGGCCGGAGCGCCCGTCGCGCTGCCGATCCCGGGCCAGCCGTTCGAGCCCGGCGCCGAGGGGGCGCCCGCTGAGCCGTGGTGGCGTCCGTTCGTCGCCGGGACGACGGCGGGCGGGCCCGTGGACGGGCCTGCGGCCGTGCCCTCGCACGAGGCCGGCGGAGCAGCGGCGACAGCGGCCCGCGTGGCGTCGTCGGCAGTCGGCGGGCAGGAGAAGCCGGAGTCCGTCGGGTCGTAG
- a CDS encoding LysM peptidoglycan-binding domain-containing M23 family metallopeptidase, protein MPAKGKHRRPKSLSISRGFAVAGTGGAALALPLIGAAGAHAAGAPAAATAVAPAVAPQVPAALQAAPAAAVQAAPTVYTVVPGDCLSEIAAERNLSGGWERLYEQNREAVGSDPSLIHPGLKLTLGGRAEAAPVDAAPAPRTVPAPRTAPESAAKAAPKAESKRAGQPAAPQARQDSAPEAPVAQPAASGFVAPVSGGISTQYKVAGAMWSSGYHTGVDFIAPMGTTVKAVGAGTVVSAGWSGSYGNEVVIRHADGKYSQYAHLSQLSVSSGQSVTAGQSLGLSGSTGNSTGPHLHFEIRTSPSYGSDMDPIAYLRSKGASL, encoded by the coding sequence ATGCCTGCAAAGGGTAAGCACCGCCGTCCCAAGTCCCTTTCCATTTCCCGCGGATTCGCGGTCGCAGGCACCGGCGGCGCGGCCCTCGCCCTGCCGCTGATCGGCGCCGCCGGCGCCCACGCGGCCGGCGCCCCTGCGGCGGCCACCGCCGTCGCACCCGCCGTGGCCCCGCAGGTCCCCGCCGCCCTCCAGGCCGCCCCGGCGGCCGCCGTGCAGGCAGCGCCGACCGTCTACACGGTCGTCCCGGGCGACTGCCTCTCCGAGATCGCCGCCGAGCGCAACCTCTCCGGCGGCTGGGAGCGGCTGTACGAGCAGAACCGCGAGGCGGTCGGCAGCGACCCGTCGCTGATCCACCCCGGCCTGAAGCTGACCCTCGGCGGCCGCGCCGAGGCCGCCCCGGTCGACGCCGCCCCCGCCCCGCGCACCGTTCCTGCCCCGCGCACCGCCCCCGAGTCCGCTGCGAAGGCGGCCCCGAAGGCCGAGTCGAAGCGGGCCGGACAGCCCGCCGCCCCGCAGGCGCGGCAGGACTCCGCCCCCGAGGCGCCCGTCGCGCAGCCGGCCGCCTCCGGATTCGTGGCCCCGGTCAGCGGTGGCATCTCCACCCAGTACAAGGTCGCGGGCGCCATGTGGTCCTCCGGCTACCACACCGGCGTCGACTTCATCGCCCCCATGGGCACCACCGTGAAGGCCGTCGGTGCGGGCACCGTGGTCTCCGCCGGCTGGAGCGGCTCGTACGGCAACGAGGTCGTCATCCGGCACGCGGACGGCAAGTACTCCCAGTACGCCCACCTGTCCCAGCTCTCCGTCTCCTCCGGCCAGAGCGTCACCGCCGGCCAGAGCCTCGGCCTCTCCGGCTCCACCGGCAATTCGACCGGCCCGCACCTGCACTTCGAGATCCGCACGAGCCCGTCCTACGGCTCGGACATGGACCCGATCGCCTACCTCCGCTCGAAGGGCGCCAGCCTCTGA
- a CDS encoding polyprenyl synthetase family protein — protein MTTTTTTTGTTGVTSTTSTARTGTRGEPVNPGNPAVENTDASVGAAGRGVEKADTVALLERGRTMSTPALRAAVDRLAAPMDTVAAYHFGWIDAQGHPADGDGGKAVRPALALLSAEAAGAAPEVGIPGAVAVELVHNFSLLHDDLMDGDEQRRHRDTVWKVHGPAQAILVGDALFALANEVLLELGTVEAGRATRRLTTASRKLIDGQAQDISYEHRERVSVEECLEMEGNKTGALLACAVSIGAVLGGADDRTADKLEEYGYHLGLAFQAVDDLLGIWGDPESTGKQTWSDLRQRKKSLPVVAALAAGGPASEQLAELLAADAKSSDFENFSEEEFAARAALIEEAGGRQWTADEARRQHAVAIRALDDVDMPQRVREQLVDLADFVVVRKR, from the coding sequence ATGACGACCACCACCACGACGACCGGCACCACCGGTGTCACGAGCACCACGAGCACAGCACGTACAGGAACAAGAGGAGAGCCAGTGAACCCGGGGAATCCGGCTGTCGAGAACACGGATGCCAGTGTGGGCGCAGCCGGAAGGGGCGTGGAGAAGGCCGACACCGTCGCCCTCCTGGAACGCGGCCGTACGATGTCGACCCCCGCGCTCCGCGCGGCCGTGGACCGGCTCGCCGCGCCCATGGACACCGTCGCCGCCTACCACTTCGGCTGGATCGACGCCCAGGGCCACCCGGCCGACGGCGACGGCGGCAAGGCCGTCCGCCCCGCCCTCGCCCTGCTCTCCGCCGAGGCCGCGGGCGCCGCGCCGGAGGTCGGCATCCCCGGCGCCGTCGCCGTCGAGCTCGTGCACAACTTCTCGCTGCTCCACGACGACCTGATGGACGGCGACGAGCAGCGCCGCCACCGCGACACCGTGTGGAAGGTGCACGGACCGGCGCAGGCGATCCTGGTCGGCGACGCCCTCTTCGCCCTCGCCAACGAGGTCCTGCTGGAACTCGGCACCGTCGAGGCCGGCCGCGCCACCCGCCGCCTGACCACCGCCAGCCGCAAGCTCATCGACGGCCAGGCCCAGGACATCTCCTACGAGCACCGCGAGCGCGTCAGCGTCGAGGAGTGCCTGGAGATGGAGGGCAACAAGACCGGCGCCCTGCTCGCCTGCGCGGTCTCCATCGGCGCCGTGCTCGGCGGCGCGGACGACCGCACGGCCGACAAGCTGGAGGAGTACGGCTACCACCTCGGCCTCGCCTTCCAGGCCGTCGACGACCTCCTCGGCATCTGGGGCGACCCGGAGTCCACCGGCAAGCAGACCTGGAGCGACCTGCGCCAGCGCAAGAAGTCCCTGCCGGTGGTCGCCGCCCTCGCCGCCGGCGGGCCGGCCTCCGAGCAGCTCGCCGAACTCCTCGCCGCCGACGCCAAGAGCAGCGACTTCGAGAACTTCTCGGAGGAGGAGTTCGCCGCCCGCGCGGCGCTCATCGAGGAGGCCGGCGGCCGCCAGTGGACCGCGGACGAGGCGCGCCGCCAGCACGCCGTCGCGATCCGGGCCCTGGACGACGTCGACATGCCGCAGCGGGTGCGCGAGCAGCTCGTGGACCTCGCCGACTTCGTCGTCGTACGCAAGAGGTGA
- the shc gene encoding squalene--hopene cyclase: MTATTDGSAESAGAGSESTPGAPPPGPAGAAAPGTEYGLAGPPDPAGPAAGGAPTAPVAVTERIAAPPDPARRPGPPPAYRQPGAPGAGRTAADLPEPPDGCPREVYEATARATRHLLDRQDPAGWWKGDLETNVTMDAEDLLLRQFLGIRDEATTYAAALFIRGEQREDGTWATFHGGPPELSATIEAYVALRLAGDAPDAPHMSRASAWIRANGGIAAARVFTRIWLALFGWWSWDHLPELPPELVFLPSWVPLNIYDFGCWARQTIVPLTVVSALRPVRPGPFALDELHTDARTPWPAPRLAPLTSWDGAFQRMDRALHVYRRFAPRRLRKAAMGTAARWIVERQENDGCWGGIQPPAVYSVIALHLLGYDLGHPVMRAGLESLDRFAVRREDGARMIEACQSPVWDTCLAAIALADAGVRPDHPALVKAADWMLGEEITRTGDWAVRRPGLAPGGWAFEFHNDTYPDIDDTAEVVLALRRIRHPDPVRVDAAIARGVSWNLGMQSKDGAWGAFDADNTSPFPNRLPFCDFGEVIDPPSADVTAHVVEMLAFEGRAGDARTRRGIAWLLDAQEPDGSWFGRWGTNYVYGTGSVVPALTAAGIAPGHPAVRRAVHWLESVQNDDGGWGEDQRSYKDRSWAGKGASTPSQTAWALMALLAAGERDGKAVERGVAHLVRTQRADGSWDEPYFTGTGFPWDFSINYHLYRQVFPLTALGRYLYGEPSAPAGSPAGNP; encoded by the coding sequence ATGACAGCGACGACCGACGGCAGCGCGGAGAGCGCCGGCGCCGGCAGCGAATCCACCCCGGGCGCCCCGCCGCCCGGCCCCGCCGGGGCGGCCGCCCCGGGGACCGAGTACGGGCTCGCGGGCCCGCCCGACCCGGCCGGTCCGGCGGCCGGCGGCGCACCCACCGCACCGGTGGCGGTCACGGAGCGGATCGCCGCCCCGCCCGACCCGGCCCGGCGACCCGGCCCGCCGCCCGCCTACCGGCAACCGGGTGCGCCAGGCGCGGGACGCACCGCGGCGGACCTGCCCGAACCGCCGGACGGCTGCCCGCGCGAGGTGTACGAGGCCACCGCGCGCGCGACCCGGCACCTCCTGGACCGCCAGGACCCCGCGGGCTGGTGGAAGGGCGACCTGGAGACCAACGTCACCATGGACGCCGAGGACCTCCTGCTGCGCCAGTTCCTCGGCATCCGGGACGAGGCCACCACGTACGCCGCCGCCCTGTTCATCCGCGGCGAGCAGCGCGAGGACGGCACCTGGGCCACCTTCCACGGCGGACCGCCCGAACTGTCCGCCACCATCGAGGCCTACGTCGCGCTGCGCCTGGCCGGGGACGCGCCGGACGCCCCGCACATGAGCCGTGCCTCGGCCTGGATCCGGGCCAACGGCGGGATCGCCGCCGCCCGCGTCTTCACCCGGATCTGGCTCGCCCTCTTCGGCTGGTGGAGCTGGGACCACCTGCCCGAACTCCCGCCCGAGCTGGTGTTCCTGCCGTCCTGGGTGCCCCTGAACATCTACGACTTCGGCTGCTGGGCCCGCCAGACGATCGTCCCGCTCACCGTGGTCTCCGCGCTGCGCCCGGTCCGCCCGGGCCCCTTCGCCCTCGACGAGCTGCACACCGACGCGCGGACGCCCTGGCCCGCACCCCGCCTGGCCCCGCTGACCAGTTGGGACGGCGCCTTCCAGCGGATGGACAGGGCCCTGCACGTCTACCGCCGGTTCGCCCCGCGCCGGCTGCGCAAGGCGGCCATGGGCACCGCCGCCCGCTGGATCGTCGAGCGCCAGGAGAACGACGGCTGCTGGGGCGGGATCCAGCCGCCCGCCGTGTACTCCGTCATCGCGCTGCACCTGCTCGGCTACGACCTCGGGCACCCGGTGATGCGCGCGGGACTGGAATCCCTGGACCGGTTCGCGGTCCGGCGCGAGGACGGCGCCCGGATGATCGAGGCCTGCCAGTCCCCCGTGTGGGACACCTGCCTCGCCGCGATCGCACTCGCCGACGCGGGCGTGCGCCCCGACCATCCGGCCCTGGTCAAGGCCGCGGACTGGATGCTCGGCGAGGAGATCACCCGCACCGGCGACTGGGCGGTGCGCCGGCCCGGCCTGGCGCCCGGAGGCTGGGCGTTCGAGTTCCACAACGACACCTACCCCGACATCGACGACACCGCCGAAGTCGTCCTCGCCCTGCGCCGGATCAGACACCCGGACCCGGTCCGGGTCGACGCGGCCATCGCCCGCGGCGTGTCCTGGAACCTCGGCATGCAGTCGAAGGACGGCGCGTGGGGCGCCTTCGACGCCGACAACACCAGCCCCTTCCCGAACAGGCTGCCCTTCTGCGACTTCGGCGAGGTCATCGACCCGCCGTCGGCCGACGTCACCGCCCACGTGGTGGAGATGCTCGCCTTCGAGGGCCGGGCGGGCGACGCCCGCACCCGGCGCGGCATCGCCTGGCTGCTCGACGCACAGGAGCCGGACGGAAGCTGGTTCGGCCGCTGGGGCACCAACTACGTCTACGGCACCGGGTCGGTGGTGCCCGCGCTCACCGCGGCCGGCATCGCGCCGGGCCACCCCGCGGTCCGGCGGGCCGTGCACTGGCTGGAATCCGTGCAGAACGACGACGGCGGCTGGGGGGAGGACCAGCGCTCCTACAAGGACCGCTCGTGGGCCGGGAAGGGCGCCTCCACGCCCTCGCAGACCGCGTGGGCGCTCATGGCCCTGCTGGCGGCCGGGGAACGGGACGGCAAGGCCGTCGAACGGGGCGTCGCCCACCTGGTCCGGACCCAGCGGGCGGACGGCTCCTGGGACGAGCCGTACTTCACCGGCACCGGCTTCCCCTGGGACTTCTCCATCAACTACCACCTGTACCGGCAGGTGTTCCCGCTGACCGCGCTCGGCCGCTACCTGTACGGGGAACCGTCCGCCCCGGCAGGCTCACCCGCCGGGAACCCCTGA
- a CDS encoding SGNH/GDSL hydrolase family protein, which yields MAATTTKLKTIGSYAAIGDSFTEGVGDPGPGDSFLGWADRLAVLLADQREEHDFRYANLAVRGKLLDQIVADQVPRAKALAPDLVTFCAGGNDIIRPGSDPDDVAERFEAAVADLTGAVGHVMITTGFDTRGVPVLKHIRGKVATYSAHVRAIADRYDCPVLDLWSLKSVQDRRAWDADRLHLSPEGHTRVALRAGQVLGLQVPTDPDQPWPLLRPRGSVDVTRDNIQWAREYLVPWIGRRLRGESSGDHVEAKRPDLLPL from the coding sequence GTGGCAGCGACGACGACGAAACTCAAGACCATCGGCTCGTACGCGGCGATCGGGGACAGCTTCACCGAGGGCGTGGGGGACCCGGGGCCGGGGGATTCTTTTCTGGGCTGGGCGGACCGGCTCGCCGTGCTCCTGGCCGATCAGCGCGAGGAGCACGACTTCCGGTATGCGAATCTCGCGGTGCGCGGGAAGCTCCTCGACCAGATCGTGGCGGACCAGGTACCGAGAGCCAAGGCCCTCGCCCCGGACCTGGTCACCTTCTGCGCGGGCGGCAACGACATCATCCGGCCCGGCAGCGACCCGGACGACGTGGCGGAACGGTTCGAGGCGGCCGTGGCCGACCTCACCGGGGCCGTCGGCCACGTCATGATCACCACCGGCTTCGACACCCGCGGCGTGCCGGTCCTCAAACACATCCGGGGCAAGGTCGCGACGTACAGCGCGCACGTGCGCGCCATCGCCGACCGCTACGACTGCCCGGTGCTCGACCTGTGGTCGCTGAAGTCCGTACAGGACCGGCGCGCCTGGGACGCCGACCGGCTCCACCTCTCGCCCGAGGGCCACACCCGCGTCGCCCTGCGCGCCGGGCAGGTGCTCGGCCTGCAGGTGCCGACCGACCCCGACCAGCCGTGGCCGCTGCTGCGCCCGCGCGGCTCGGTGGACGTCACCCGGGACAACATCCAGTGGGCCCGCGAGTACCTGGTGCCGTGGATCGGCCGCCGGCTGCGCGGCGAGTCCTCCGGCGACCACGTCGAGGCGAAGCGGCCGGACCTGCTGCCGCTGTAG
- a CDS encoding phosphorylase family protein, which translates to MSAAGGDRADRAGPLLVACALRIEQVALRSAGRGSVHGTDRAQAGAYTLLRTGMGPRAAERALRRALDRPGAERAAVLATGFCAGLLPGMNPGDLVVAEEIRDPRGTVPCTGTALLAEALARAVPGRTVHTGPLTGSDHVVRGQERAHLRATGAVAVDMESAATLWAAVRGGDRPVAAVRVIVDAPEHELVRIGTLRGGISAFRVLRAVLPAFFEWHRSSLLPRR; encoded by the coding sequence ATGTCCGCCGCCGGGGGCGACCGGGCGGACCGGGCCGGCCCGCTGCTCGTCGCGTGCGCCCTGCGCATCGAGCAGGTGGCGCTGCGCAGCGCGGGGCGCGGCTCCGTACACGGTACGGACCGTGCGCAGGCCGGGGCTTACACCCTCCTGCGCACCGGGATGGGCCCGCGCGCGGCCGAACGGGCCCTCCGCCGGGCCCTCGACCGGCCCGGGGCGGAGCGGGCCGCCGTCCTCGCCACCGGGTTCTGCGCCGGGCTCCTCCCCGGCATGAACCCGGGCGACCTCGTCGTCGCGGAGGAGATCCGCGACCCGCGGGGGACCGTCCCCTGCACCGGGACCGCGCTGCTCGCCGAGGCGCTGGCCCGGGCCGTCCCCGGCCGGACCGTGCACACCGGCCCGCTGACCGGGTCCGACCACGTCGTCCGCGGCCAGGAGCGCGCGCACCTGCGCGCCACCGGCGCCGTCGCGGTCGACATGGAATCCGCGGCGACCCTCTGGGCCGCGGTCCGGGGCGGCGACCGCCCCGTTGCGGCCGTCCGGGTGATCGTGGACGCCCCGGAGCACGAGCTCGTCCGAATCGGCACGTTGCGCGGGGGAATATCGGCCTTCCGTGTTCTGCGTGCCGTACTGCCCGCGTTTTTCGAATGGCACCGTTCTTCGCTGCTCCCCAGGAGGTGA